A stretch of the Papaver somniferum cultivar HN1 chromosome 6, ASM357369v1, whole genome shotgun sequence genome encodes the following:
- the LOC113288575 gene encoding BTB/POZ and TAZ domain-containing protein 4-like, with protein MEELRGDCKKSSPPNAPPLPEPRSRISSQKGLALDGKPLRGCSYVATTTKGLWERMFHEGYRTDVTINTDNGGVIYAHASILGIASPVMKYMLKQSKSRGRRKSISVRGVPHQAVRAFIRFLYSSCYEQEEMNEFILPLLVLSHVFVVPPLKRECERQLENGLLTTDNVIDIFQLSLLCDAPRLSLFCHRLIAKSFLVISSTEGWKVMKQSHPMLEKELLESVIDADTRKQDRLKKLDQRKIYLQLYEAMEALVHICRDGCRTIGPHDKVLKENQPPCNFGACKGLETLVRHFAGCKLRVPGGCVHCKRMWQLLELHSRLCSEPNECKVPLCRTFKERLQQQSKKDEVKWKLLVQNILRAKKLSGPSFFRSETDICA; from the exons ATGGAAGAGTTGAGAGGGGACTGTAAGAAGTCTTCTCCTCCAAATGCACCTCCGTTGCCTGAACCTCGGAGTAGAATTTCTAGTCAGAAGGGTTTGGCGTTGGATGGAAAACCATTGAGGGGATGCAGCTATGTGGCAACAACCACTAAAGGTTTATGGGAACGCATGTTTCATGAAGGTTACAGAACAGATGTTACTATCAATACTGATAATGGTGGTGTCATTTACGCGCACGCTAGTATTCTT GGAATTGCTTCTCCAGTAATGAAGTATATGCTAAAGCAATCAAAAAGCCGTGGTCGTCGGAAATCAATATCTGTCAGGGGTGTTCCTCATCAAGCAGTTCGAGCCTTTATCCGTTTTTTGTACTCTTCCTG CTATGAGCAAGAGGAGATGAATGAATTCATTCTGCCTTTATTGGTGTTGTCACATGTTTTTGTGGTTCCACCATTGAAGCGAGAATGCGAGCGGCAACTTGAGAATGGCTTACTCACCACAGATAATGTAATTGACATATTTCAACTTTCTCTCCTCTGTGATGCACCCCGCCTCTCCCTTTTCTGTCACCGTTTGATTGCCAAGAGTTTCTTAGTTATCTCCTCCACCGAAGGATGGAAAGTGATGAAGCAAAGCCATCCCATGCTAGAAAAGGAACTTCTAGAGTCTGTGATCGACGCTGATACA aGGAAACAAGACAGATTAAAGAAATTGGATCAGAGGAAGATATATTTACAACTGTACGAAGCTATGGAGGCGCTAGTTCATATATGTAGAGACGGTTGTAGGACAATAGGTCCCCATGACAAAGTTCTCAAAGAGAACCAACCACCTTGTAATTTCGGTGCTTGCAAGGGGCTTGAGACGCTTGTGAGGCATTTCGCAGGTTGCAAGCTTAGAGTCCCAGGAGGCTGTGTTCATTGCAAAAGAATGTGGCAGCTCTTAGAACTACACTCTCGTCTCTGTAGTGAACCAAACGAGTGCAAGGTTCCGTTATGCAG GACTTTCAAGGAGAGATTACAACAGCAAAGTAAGAAAGATGAGGTCAAGTGGAAGTTATTGGTGCAGAATATTTTGAGAGCAAAGAAATTATCTGGACCTTCATTCTTTCGATCAGAAACTGACATTTGTGCCTGA
- the LOC113288574 gene encoding formin-like protein 6, translated as MKATKKILFLLIISSLILDLSQSYTEIELLGMEIHRRILHQPLFPATTPPATTTEPPPSTAAQIPDPSKQPFFPETPNGTQTTPPDQTPTTNPTTPSPLNVSPQVPVATSANPTKKVAVAISVGIVTLGMLSALAFFLYKHRHKHSTESSSQKLVGTRNSQQQQQESMPPTSEFLYLGTMEPASNRRVSNSNSSDTNNYSNGSPYHKLQSLRRSELNHPSPELQPLPPLTRNPLGGDSSPPNISYEAPYRTSPSAMSSEDTFYSPQNEAVGESPPITRGIFFGSFKSSVISTTPHSKRSSPKSRLSISSSPDVKLSELRQAPPPPPPPPILQPPRNQVPRRNTKYQSPPGPPPNLMVPKVVNDTSPRNLRSSSVPLPPRPPPPPPPLGTARSLEAKDPTVPRTQFVAPTPKLAVRADIPSPAVEEHNEVEDGDGGRPKLRPLHWDKVRATSDRVMVWDQLNSGSFQVNEDMIETLFGQNQAPTESNRRSSFPPVPKENQVLDPKKSQNIAILLRALNVTQDEVSEALLDGNPEGLGTELLETLVKMAPTKEEELKLINYNGDLSKLGSAERFLKAVLDIPFAFRRVDAMLYRANFEAEINYLKKSYETLEAACGELRNSRLFLKLLEAVLQTGNRMNVGTNRGDARAFKLDTLLKLVDIKGTDGKTTLLHFVVQEIIRYEGASAKRAQENPPSETKPGVKEDDVKKQGLQVVAALSRELGNVKKAAGMDSDVLSCYLLKLEKGLEKVKLALQNENSKTEGKFFGEMKLFLSEAKEEILRVKGDEKKTLSHVKEVTEYFHGDTAKEEPHPFRVFMIVRDFLSVLDHVCKEVGELQNRTMVGASRSFRVPANTSLPVLNRFNTREQGSPDWDTMSP; from the exons ATGAAGGcaacaaaaaaaatcttatttttattaattatttcttcACTAATTTTAGATCTTTCACAAAGTTATACAGAGATTGAGCTTCTGGGTATGGAAATTCACAGAAGAATTCTACATCAACCATTGTTTCCGGCCACAACACCACCAGCAACCACCACAGAACCACCACCTTCAACAGCAGCACAAATTCCAGACCCATCAAAGCAACCATTCTTTCCAGAAACCCCAAATGGGACACAAACCACACCCCCAGATCAAACCCCAACAACTAATCCAACTACTCCATCACCATTAAATGTATCTCCACAGGTTCCAGTTGCAACTTCAGCAAATCCAACTAAAAAAGTTGCAGTAGCAATTTCAGTTGGGATTGTAACATTAGGTATGTTATCTGCTTTAGCATTTTTTTTGTATAAACATAGGCATAAACATTCCACTGAATCATCATCACAAAAACTTGTTGGAACAAGAAAttcacaacagcaacagcaagaaTCAATGCCACCCACTTCTGAATTCCTCTATTTAGGTACAATGGAACCAGCTTCGAATCGAAGAGTCAGTAATTCTAATTCTTCTGATACTAATAATTATAGTAATGGTTCACCATATCATAAATTGCAATCACTTCGTAGATCAGAATTGAATCATCCAAGTCCTGAATTACAACCATTACCACCATTGACTAGAAATCCACTTGGTGGCGATTCCTCGCCTCCGAATATATCATATGAAGCTCCATACAGAACATCTCCTTCTGCAATGTCATCAGAAGATACATTTTATAGTCCTCAGAATGAAGCTGTTGGTGAGAGTCCTCCGATTACTCGTGGGATTTTCTTTGGTAGTTTTAAGTCTAGTGTTATTAGTACTACTCCTCATTCTAAGAGATCGTCTCCGAAATCCCGTCTTTCGATTTCGTCTTCTCCTGATGTGAAATTGTCTGAGCTGAGACaagcaccacctccacctccaccaccaccaatacTACAACCTCCACGGAATCAAGTTCCGAGAAGGAATACAAAGTATCAATCTCCACCAGGGCCACCACCTAATTTAATGGTTCCTAAGGTTGTAAATGATACAAGTCCAAGAAATTTGAGAAGTAGCTCGGTTCCACTGCCACCACGGCCACCACCGCCTCCACCACCCCTAGGAACTGCAAGATCTTTAGAAGCAAAAGATCCAACAGTACCTAGGACGCAGTTTGTGGCGCCTACGCCTAAGCTGGCAGTTCGAGCTGATATCCCATCACCTGCCGTAGAGGAACATAATGAGGTAGAagatggtgatggtggtagaCCAAAGCTAAGGCCTTTGCATTGGGATAAAGTACGAGCGACTTCAGATCGAGTGATGGTGTGGGATCAGTTGAATTCTGGATCATTTCA AGTGAATGAGGATATGATAGAGACCCTTTTTGGGCAGAATCAAGCTCCAACTGAATCAAACCGAAGATCAAGTTTTCCTCCTGTTCCAAAAGAAAACCAGGTGTTGGACCCAAAGAAGTCACAGAACATAGCTATACTTTTAAGGGCATTGAATGTTACACAAGATGAAGTTTCTGAAGCACTTCTAGATG GTAATCCTGAAGGTTTGGGTACTGAGCTTTTAGAAACTTTGGTGAAAATGGCCCCAACCAAAGAGGAAGAACTAAAGCTGATAAACTACAATGGTGACTTATCAAAACTAGGTTCTGCAGAGAGATTCCTGAAGGCCGTCTTGGATATACCGTTTGCCTTTAGAAGAGTTGACGCCATGCTATACAGAGCCAACTTTGAAGCAGAAATAAACTACCTGAAAAAATCTTATGAAACCTTGGAG GCAGCATGCGGAGAATTGAGAAATAGTCGGCTATTCCTAAAACTTCTAGAAGCTGTTCTCCAAACAGGGAACCGAATGAATGTTGGCACAAATAGAGGTGATGCAAGAGCTTTTAAGCTTGATACACTCCTAAAACTTGTAGATATAAAAGGAACCGATGGAAAGACAACGCTGCTCCATTTTGTTGTACAAGAGATTATTAGATACGAAGGTGCCAGTGCTAAACGTGCTCAGGAAAATCCTCCGAGTGAAACAAAGCCAGGAGTGAAAGAAGATGACGTGAAGAAACAAGGTTTGCAGGTCGTCGCTGCATTAAGTAGAGAACTTGGGAATGTTAAGAAAGCAGCTGGAATGGACTCTGATGTCTTAAGCTGCTATCTTTTGAAGCTTGAGAAGGGACTTGAGAAAGTTAAGTTGGCATTGCAAAATGAGAATTCAAAAACCGAGGGGAAGTTTTTTGGGGAAATGAAATTGTTTCTTAGTGAAGCGAAGGAGGAAATCCTTCGAGTTAAAGGTGATGAGAAAAAAACTTTATCCCATGTAAAGGAGGTCACAGAATATTTTCATGGAGATACTGCAAAAGAGGAACCACATCCGTTCAGAGTATTCATGATTGTTAGAGATTTTCTCTCTGTGTTGGATCATGTATGCAAAGAAGTGGGAGAGCTACAAAACAGAACAATGGTGGGAGCTTCTAGATCGTTCCGAGTCCCTGCAAACACTTCTTTACCTGTTCTAAATAGATTCAACACAAGAGAACAGGGAAGCCCAGATTGGGATACGATGTCTCCGTAA
- the LOC113285959 gene encoding cyclin-D5-2-like yields the protein MGGEHFDSSFSISNLLCCEESESCFDDEIVEENNFSYNYNFSVQNESPDDEYIEMLIDRERISENRFTLVDDDDNWLKSARLESIKWIISKSDYFGFGFQTAYLSISYVDRFLSKRITDSEKSWAIRLLSIASLSLAAKMEECEVPLLSKFNSEQELNFESNTIQKMELMICSTLEWRMNSITPFSYLHYFISNFGNQSKDLLSKSIELVFAFTKEINLIGHPPSVVAAASVLAALDQRLTRKTIEYKMSLISSCGSLDNDHLFSCYNMMKKLQRETYEMTNFIVSSDLTSTYSSSVDVVGDSSCISAFRIKKRKVTALSDCDKRMRHPITSDCTEENAC from the exons ATGGGAGGAGAACATTTTGACTCTTCATTTTCGATCTCTAATCTTCTTTGTTGTGAAGAATCTGAATCttgttttgatgatgaaattgttgaagaaaacaattttagtTATAATTATAATTTTTCAGTACAGAATGAATCTCCAGATGATGAATATATTGAGATGTTAATTGATAGAGAAAGAATTTCAGAAAATCGATTTACactagttgatgatgatgataattggTTGAAATCTGCAAGATTAGAATCGATTAAATGGATCATCAGT AAAAGTGATTACTTCGGATTTGGATTCCAAACTGCTTATTTATCGATTAGTTACGTCGATCGATTTCTATCTAAGCGAATCACTGAT AGTGAGAAATCATGGGCAATCCGATTATTATCAATCGCCAGTTTATCATTGGCAGCAAAAATGGAAGAATGTGAAGTTCCATtattatcaaaattcaattcagaACAAGAACTCAATTTTGAGAGCAATACTATTCAGAAAATGGAACTTATGATTTGTAGTACATTGGAATGGAGAATGAATTCAATCACTCCATTCTCTTATCTTCATTACTTCATTTCCAATTTTGGTAATCAATCGAAAGATTTGCTATCGAAATCAATTGAACTTGTCTTTGCATTCACAAAag AGATAAATTTGATCGGCCATCCGCCGTCTGTCGTGGCTGCAGCTTCTGTTTTAGCAGCATTGGATCAAAGATTAACGAGAAAAACAATTGAATACAAAATGAGTTTGATTTCTTCATGTGGGTCTTTAGATAAT GATCATTTATTTTCTTGCtataatatgatgaagaaactgcaAAGAGAAACTTATGAAATGACAAACTTTATAGTTTCTTCCGATTTAACATCAACCTATTCAAGTTCAGTTGATGTTGTTGGGGATTCTTCGTGCATTTCGGCTTTCAGAATTAAGAAGAGAAAGGTTACAGCACTTAGTGATTGCGATAAAAGAATGAGACATCCGATTACAAGTGACTGCACTGAAGAAAATGCCTGTTAG
- the LOC113288578 gene encoding uncharacterized protein LOC113288578 — MAEDGETSNPKGLTIANNEFIKYFLTSAKSDPTLTHELRQISSSLLPQYSIPYKSLRQIWSKSLPSTRPNLLRLFSGSNFVFCSPKPREKSKQLQERLKKLSDLAERREYKELVKDITPAEQTDEPFSSYKDQMGFGLHVAVTMFTGYMVGYAAFRALFSHNPVMNAAGGILGLVLGDATFHN; from the coding sequence ATGGCAGAAGATGGGGAAACTTCAAATCCAAAAGGTCTAACCATAGCAAACAATGAATTTATAAAATATTTTCTCACTTCAGCAAAATCAGATCCAACTCTAACACATGAGCTTCGTCAAATCTCATCATCTCTCTTACCCCAATATTCAATCCCATATAAATCATTAAGACAAATCTGGTCTAAATCTCTCCCTTCAACTAGACCTAATCTGCTTCGTCTTTTCTCTGGTTCTAATTTTGTTTTCTGCAGTCCTAAACCTAGAGAGAAGAGCAAACAGCTTCAGGAGAGGTTGAAGAAGCTGTCGGATTTGGCTGAACGAAGAGAATATAAAGAACTTGTTAAAGATATTACTCCTGCTGAACAAACTGATGAGCCTTTCTCATCTTATAAAGATCAAATGGGGTTTGGTCTGCACGTTGCTGTTACTATGTTTACAGGTTATATGGTGGGATATGCTGCCTTCAGAGCTTTGTTTAGTCATAACCCTGTAATGAATGCTGCTGGTGGTATCCTTGGGCTAGTTCTTGGAGATGCTACTTTTCATAATTAA
- the LOC113288576 gene encoding interferon-related developmental regulator 1-like translates to MVAPTTCAIVLTTVLSAWSFLLSTMDVLKVNKTYWKESVSYFSDLLDHDDLSVRIAAAEAIALIFEMGSLEKFCSEAKSSNEQLVHEGSKCQESHSDIEGLKEKILNQMTNLSLEAGDEVVHKNDSKKKLIDDVLRFLEDNVRVKTSIKVGRSGLSVSTWSRLIQVNFMMRFLGPGFLKHMQENEFLHDVFDFKPKEKQHISSENQLLPNMFTYDYEEVVLKIFYQGNPWKLKEEEIEGRQPYQKKKTSACPNPALKKAKNQVRRQNRLISQTRNAGHMAVGLEGEDLKDN, encoded by the exons ATGGTTGCCCCTACAACTTGTGCAATAGTATTAACAACTGTGTTATCAGCTTGGTCATTTCTTCTGTCAACCATGGACGTGTTGAAGGTTAATAAAACATATTGGAAAGA GTCGGTGTCTTACTTCTCGGATCTACTGGACCATGATGACCTTTCTGTACGCATAGCAGCTGCTGAAGCAATAGCTCTAATTTTTGAAATGGGGTCGCTGGAGAAATTCTGTAGTGAAGCTAAGAGTTCTAACGAACAACTGGTGCATGAAGGAAGTAAATGTCAGGAAAGCCATTCGGACATAGAAGGATTGAAGGAAAAGATCCTAAATCAAATGACTAACCTTTCGTTGGAAGCAGGTGATGAAGTTGTACATAAGAATGATAGTAAGAAAAAACTTATTGATGACGTATTGAGATTTCTTGAG GACAATGTTCGCGTTAAAACTTCAATAAAGGTGGGAAGAAGTGGGCTTAGTGTATCTACATGGTCTCGATTGATTCAG GTGAACTTTATGATGCGCTTTCTAGGACCAGGATTTTTGAAGCACATGCAG GAAAATGAATTCCTTCATGATGTTTTTGACTTCAAACCAAAGGAAAAACAACATATATCAAGTGAGAACCAGCTTCTGCCTAATATGTTCACATATGATTATGAAGag GTCGTTCTCAAAATTTTCTACCAAGGTAACCCATGgaaattaaaagaagaagaaatagaaggcAGGCAGCCGTATCAG aagaagaagacgtcAGCGTGTCCAAACCCTGCCCTCAAAAAGGCAAAAAATCAGGTGCGGAGGCAGAACCGCTTGATATCTCAG ACAAGGAATGCTGGCCATATGGCGGTTGGATTGGAAGGTGAAGATTTGAAAGATAATTAA